The genomic DNA TTTACGCACTCGCCAGAAATGAACTGTTACAAAAACTAAAAGGAAAAAGGGTAGCGCAATACAGTGAAGCACGTAAAACCGCAATAAGGTAGGTGCCCCTACTTGTGTTCCTCCCAAGAGAGCAAAACGAATGTCGTTGTCAGGTCTCATTCCTAATTGGGGGCCAAAAGGACCTTCATGACCTAAAAGCGGAGTTGCCCTGGCCATGTTGGTTCCAACCGTTACAGCCCAAATGGCCAACTGATCCCAAGGAAGCAAATATCCCGTGAAACTTAAAAACATGGTTAAAAATAAAAGGATCACACCGATACCCCAATTAAATTCTCTGGGAGGTTTGTAAGAGCCTGTCATAAAAACGCGAAACATATGAAGCCATACCGTAATAATCATGGCATGAGCGGACCAGCGATGCAAATTTCTTAAAAGCATGCCAAAAGGAACATCAAACTGGAGATATTTCATATCAAAATAGGCGTATTCTGCCGTGGGTCGATAATAGAACATCAAGGCAACACCACTAACCAAAAGAACGAGAAAGAGAAAAAAACTTAATCCTCCCATGCACCATGTGTGTTTAAATTTAACCGCTCCTCGCAAAACCTTCACCGGATGCAAATGCAGAAAAACATTTCCAATAATGGCTAAGGTACGATTTTTAGGAGTGTCTTTGTAATCATGACGAAACATCGACCGCCAAACTTGCGTCTTTTTCATCTTTTGAAACAAAGTCTCTTTTACCACCGGCAGCTTGGGAGGAGTCGGTGAAACCGGTGGAGGCGTTTGAGGTACTACAGGTTTTATTTCTTCAGACATAAAAATCCTTATGTTTCACGTTTAAAGTGAACTCAATCTCTATCTTGGAAGCATCTTTAAAAATGCCTCGGGTTTATCCCATCCCCCTTTTTCATATTGAAAGAGGGTCCCTTTATCAATTAAAATTTGCCCATCATCGGCAAGCCCAATCTTGACACGATCCAAAGCCCTCGGTGCCGGACCTTCATAATTGACTCCATCACGATGAAAACCGCTTCCATGGCATGGACATTTGAACTTATCTTCACTGGGAAGCCAAATAGGAGTACAGCCCAGATGAGTGCATCGAGCTAGAATGGCATAAAAACCCTCTGGAGTCCTTGAAATCCACACCCGTTGCTCGCTGACCCACCGTGTACTCACCTGACCCACAGGATATTCTTCAGGAAAACCTGCCTTAAAAATATTGGAGGGTTCAAATAGAACCCTGGGAAACATATAACGAACAAGGCCAAGAAGCCAAGAGGAAAGAACCATTCCAAAAAAATACCAACCCGTTTTAATAAAAAAATCCCGACGCGTGTAAAGAGAAGCTTCTTTATCCTCTGTGAATGCTCGTTTTTTTAAATCAGGTCCTTTTTTAATTTCCGGACTCTTCACCTCAGGTGGAGTGGGAAGCAAACCTTCTTCAGCCGACATTGATGCTATTTCCTTTTCAACTTGTTGGAGTTACGAAAAATATAAAATGATCTTTCGAGGTTTTATTCTATAACAACATCAATCAATTTTAAATCTCAAAATATTTCTTCATTTCTGTTTAAAGAATAGCCCTTTTGAACAATGAGATATCCTTTTTCAAAGTAGCTTATCCCAAAAGATCCATTTTGAATCCATTCCTTGAACTGCTCAGGATAACCTTTCATTCCCTTAAATCTTGTAAAAATAATATCAGGATGATAATCCCTCTCTTCTAGTTGCTCCCACACAATCAGGCTGGCCCGATTGGCACAAAAACCCGCCAGTTGAGGATCGCAAAGCAAAATACCGTCCTTAGGAATATGTTGAGCGGCCTCAAGGATTTCTTGACCTTTGGGATGAATATTTCCATAGATTCGATCATAGCACCCCCCCAGATAAACAAATCCCTTTGATCGATGCCAGGCAAGTGTTATTAAAATGAGGAATAGGGCATACCTGAGGCTATTGAAGGATTTCATTAAATTGCCCTGTCTCATCGAAACGTAAATCGCCTCGATCAAGGCCAAAGTAAAAAGCACAATATGATGGGCAGGGTAATGACTTTTTTGCTCAAAAATCCAGGGATCACTGCTGGTTGATGTGACCCAAATTCCCACCGCAGGGAAAAGAAGAATAGGAATCCAGCCGCGTTTTCTAAAAAACACCAGACTCATCATAAAATACCAAATGAACCGTTTTCCCCGTATCATGAATGGGTCCATAGCCGTAATGGCCCAATAATATTTGAGGTCAACGGGATTTCCTCTTCGCACGATATAGGTAACTCCAGCAAGCCAGGGGAAAAGAACAAAGATAGCAAAAACACTATACAGAAAGGCTAAAGCAGCAAGGCTATAACCCAACCTCCAACGATTCTTAACCGCAAAATAGAGCAGCATAGGTGTGATGATCATTCCGGTTTCCTCTCGAATCCCTAAGCACAAAATAAAAGGAATCCATACAAATCTCTTTTGGCAAGACAGACAATGATAAAGCCAGGGAAAAAGTAGAAAATTGAGACTAACACCATGATATTCAGAAAGCATGACTGATTGAGTAAATGGATTTGCAATATAGAAGAACAAAAGAGCTGCAATTATTCTACTTTGAATTTTTTTTACATGCAGGGTACGCCACAAAATCAAAGCGCCTACGATTAAACCTAACCATTGTAAAACAGAGGGAAGAAAGGGATGGTCCCAAACCCAAAAAAAGAAGCCTAAAAGTTCGAGATCAAATGAAAGATGCGTAGAAAGATAAGTATGATCTACAAGTTCTCTAAAAGGATGCCCATGGGCACAGTTCCAAAGGACATTGGTATATTTTCCATAGTCTGAAATTGTAAACTTTCCCCATGAAAAAGCTGAATAACATGCATCAAAAATAAGAATCGCAAAAAGAATAGAAAGTGAAAACCCAACCAGTGTCGGTATAGATCTTAAGAATGTACAAGCTTTAGTCTCCCTCTGAGTCATTTTCTTACCTCTCTCTTGGGTCTTATTTTAAGATTGACATTATATGAACTACGTCATAGCCTGATTTTGTAGTTTAATTTATTGGAGATTTTTTTAAAATGGAAAAAACTAAACAAATTCAAGAAATCCCCGATGACCTTCAAAAACAGGTCTATGAAGTTTTAGAACAGTGTTACGACCCCGAGATTCCCAATGTCAGCATTGTGGATTTAGGACTCATTTATGATATCTCCATCCAAAATGATCAAGTGAACATTAAAATGACCCTCACCGCCCAAGGATGTGGAATGGCTCGAACCATTGCAGATCAAGTCAAAATGATGGTTCAAGACATTCTATGGGTAAAATCTGCACAAGTTGAAATCGTTTGGGAGCCCCCCTGGCATCCTGATCGAATGAGTGAAAAGGCAAAGAAAATCCTTGGATACACGTAACAAGCAGTAGAAAGTAAATCCCAAGTTTGACACCCGAGAGTGTTTTTTGGAAGGGCAACGCCCGTAAACCCGCATAAACAATATGGGGTCTTATTTTTTATTTCAAAAAAGAGTAGTGAACATTCTGCATGGATATCGATTATTTTATGAATGGAGTGGTACAAAAACACTCTGCTTATGTAACCCATTCTGCCAGAAGTGTTATTTTTCTACATCTGCCTCTGAGCCAAATCCATCAGAGCTCTAGAAGAAGCCAGGCGCTTTGAGGGGCGCAGATTAATTCGTCTTTGGCGTTCCATTTCATCAAATGCGGATGGATCCAGATTCTTCAAATCTGGGTTAATCTTCACCCCATTCTGGCTTAAAATATCCAAGATGACTGCAAGCTTGGCCTCATCTAGTTTTCCTTCGACCCTCCAGGCTAAAAGAGAATGAAGTTCCGGCCCCAATCGTTCGACCAAGGATCCTGAGACAAACCAGATTTCTAAAAGCGGTATCGCCCAACGATTAAATCGTTTTCTAATTTCAGCTTGAATTATTTTACGATAGCTTTCAGGTTTAAATTTTTCTTTCCCTTCTCGGATGATTAAAATTTGAATATTATTGAGAGGAGACTTGTACCCTGAACGAGAATCTAAGCCCAAAGCAACACGAATACGTTTTTCTAAATCCTTATCCTTATCACGGGATTTAAAGGTTTGAAGCACAAAAACAGGAATGGCTATTTTTAGAACCTTCTCTCTCCCCTCTTTTCTTAAATGATCTATCCACTGTCTAAGTGCTCCTGTATCGGCCCAAATAGTTCCATTTTCATTCACCGAAATACGAGCCATATCTTGATCCATCACCAAAACTTGAATATCAAATAAATGAGCGACTAAAGTTTTTGCATTTTTGCTGTAACGATCTCGTGTTTGGGCCCATAAAGATTCACAAGCAACTTCCATTTGCCCATTCGTTCGGTCTAATGTAAGCCTGCCAAGGACATGCGCCAATCTTGAAGAACCTGGTTCATCTGGAAGATTTAAATCCAATATTGTAGAATCTTGCTCCCCACTCCATGAAAGAAGGCTCTCAAAGAGGTAGGCTAAAAATTCATCGTCTAAATTGGCTCCTGTGATGTGAATCCGAAGAGGCCGTTTACTTTGAGATTCTAAGCTTTGAATCTTTTGATAGAGCTCTCTAAGAGAAGCTGTCATTTCTTCTCCTAATGAAATCATCCATCGTTGAACCCCATTCACTAAATGAACTTTTCCATCAGGTTGAATTTCAACCCACCCTTCCCCATAACCCCAGGGAGCTGGATTGACTGATGCTTGAATGCCTCCACGAAATAACTGATCGATTGGACCCGAACGAGGTGAGTTCGAGTCCAGAAGCATGCTTCGAGCGGAGTCGAGAAGACTCAAGAAATCATCGAGATAAAGCTTTTCCACATCTTCTGGAAATCCTTCCATATGAGGAATATATTTAGGAATGCCTTTTGTCTCCCCATTCATAATAAAGTCAGCAATTTTTTCTAAATCATCCCCCTCTATATCCAGCCCCCGCACAGCCCCAGCCAAAACAATAAAATTGTGTAACATCGTGCTTTTTGTTTCTGACTCTCCTTCTTTACTAATCCCAGTCTTTCCAGCATTATTTTTCTTAATCGCATCAACAACTTTCAATAAGGCAAGTTTTAAATCACCCACACGTACGTTTTCACGTACGAGTACACGTGCCGCATGAGCAAACGCCCTTTCAAAATCCTCATCCCTTTCCAACCCCAACTGCGAAGCTGATAATTGTTTCAGCTGATTAAAAAGAATCCCTTTACAATATTCTGAAATTTGCCGATGTTGAGTTTTAGAATTTAAAATTGCTCCGAAACCCTGCTGTAAAACAGTGATGCTCGAGGGAGAACCGATGGACGAAGGACGAGGGATGAGAGACGCCGAATCAGTAACTGCAAGAGGTTTCTCTTTCACTAAAAATTCTGCTGACTCAATGGGTTCATTCCCTGCAAACCTCCTGTCAGCCTGAATATCCTCACCATCACCAAGGCTCTGCAGTCTAACAAATTGTGAGAGGAGTTTTGGAACATAGTCATTGGATGGCTTGATTGAATTGGCCGGAACATGATCACTTAAATCTGCTTGAGCATACATTAATATGGGAAGAGAAAATAAAACATTTTTAATTTGGCTCAATATCGCTTTTTTAAGCTCTTCGTTATTCTGATCGTCCGGAACAAGGTAGATAAAATGAGAGCCTACAATTGGTAAAGGAGCCCTCCCCCTCAGTAAAGAATGAACCACTTCCCTTGCTTCTTTTTTACCTAATCCGGCCTTTAAAAAACCCCTTTTTAAAGTTTCAGTCACAACAGATGGATCTTCTTGTTGTAAACTCTCGACACCTTTCTGAATAATTTCCTTAAATCTTTCATAAGAAAGAGGCCTTGTTCCTTGGTAAAAGAAAGGGGCCTGGCAAAGACAATAATAGGCCAACATGAGATCTTTATTTGGGCTAAGACGACGAATCAAACTGCGATAATCTTTTAATTTTTTAAGACGTGTTACCTCTTTCTTTGCCTTCAAAAATTCATCTAATGTAATTTCACCGGATGATATTTTTTCAAGTAATATCAAAGGCGGAACGATCCTTCCTAATTTCCGATGAATTTCAGTAAGTTGTGGTAAAGATTCTAACGAAATGACTCCATATCCTTCGTCTAAAACTCCTCTTTCGGCAAGGGCATGAATGATCTCTAGTCGAAATTCTGGTTCTATGTCCTTTCTATAGATAAAAGGATAGAGTTGTGAAAGACTGTGGCTTTCAAAAAGAACCCGAATCATTGATTTTTCTTGATCTGTTATTGATATAAAACCACTTTGTCTTTTCCTGCTTCGACTGAGAACCGATTGAGCTACACTATCTAATCGTCTTCTTACAGGAGAAAATAATTCTTCCAGTTCTCCTTTAATATCTTCTCCAGAGAAAATGCCTGCGTTCATAAAAAGATCAAGGGCACTCATGATGGCTAAACACATTGAATCTCCTAATTCTGGCTCAGGATATTCTGGGCTGTGATACGAATGAAGGCCCCGCATCCATTTTTGAGGAATCTCACTCTCCTGAAAGAAAGAAGGAGATAGAAAACCTGCTGAAAAAAGTGCCGAAAGCAATTTTGCCGCACTCCATAAAACATCAGGACTCTTACTTGTTAATAAAACTCCTCTAACGAAAAGAACAAATTCATTATCAAGATCACCTTCTCTTAAAAAGCCTTTTGCTGCCATAATTTTAATGGCATCTAAGGTTTCCGAACGCACATCCTCTCTCTGGGCTTCTTTCGCAAGAGTTTTCAAAGAACCTAAAACATTATTCTCTTGCAAAAATTCTTGAGTAAGAACTCCCTTTTCAAGGAAAATAGTGAGAACACCCTTATCCTCTCTATGAAAAGTTGCAACATTCTCATTAGCTCGATTATATCCATTTGGAACCAATGATTTTTTTACTAATTTTTCCAAATTCAAATGATCTCTAATAAAAGTAGCATCCCATATTTCTGCTCCCATGATAAAACTGAGTGCTTCAGAATTAATTTTATGAACATTTAAAAAAGGACTATTCTCAAGATCAAAACCGATAGAGGGCCAGAGCAATTCCTTACTTATTTGTGCTAATTCAAAATTATATTCCTCCTTATCTTTAAGGGCTTTTAAAACCTCGGCACACGCTTTTCGCACATAAACACTATTATCATGAGCAATTCGGTCTACAAGATTCGGAATTAATTCTGATTCAATAACATCTTGCTTTGTCATCATTCCGGATCGGACCAAAGATAAAAGTACTCCTGCAACATTTTTTCGAACTTCAGAATTGCCATGTGTTTTAAGCAAAGGCACCCATTCGGATACCTTCAAATCACTTTTCAATTCAGCTTCTGAAATCCAACCTCTTTCATAAATATTTTTTAAGGACTCTGCTGAACTTTGCATAATGACAGAATCTAAATTCATCAATCCAAGAAAAAGTTTATCAACTATTTTTCTACGCTCAAATTCCTCACGCGTTAAAAGCCCATTTTGAAGAACAATATTCATAAGTTGATAATCTCGAGCACCTCCTCCATGATCCATCTCTTCTAAAGTAAAATAAAAACTTTCCGCCTTCTCTATATTTTCCTTAAGAAATTTCTGCCTTCCACCCTCCGATAAAGCTCCTGCCACCATCGTCGCCATCTCTTCTTTTTTGAGTTTTTCAGTAAGCGGAGTGTTTTGAGCTTTTTCTGCTGCTTTTATTTTTTCTAAAATCTGGACATTCCATTCATGATGATGTTTTATGATTTGATTGAAGCCATAAATAGAAACTAAAAATATAATTGAGGATGCGAGATACACGACCGTAGAAAATCCTGAAAGACCTACCACACCCGCAACAACACCTGGAATAAATTCCGCATTCCACAACAAGGCTCTTTTAAATCTCTTATCGCGAAGAATAATTTTAAATTTTTCTCGCCATGATTTCCCTTGAAGCTTTTCCTTTCCTAGATGAAGATAAGCAAACAAGGCTGAATTTATAAGAATCCATACAGCACTGATCACAAGAAGAAGAACAAATGAGTGGGCAGCAAAAACAATCGCGGGAGCAAAGATCGATAATAGAAACATCCCTAATCGAGAGGCTGAAAGGTTAATCGCAATATCTTTCCAAGAAATTTTTCTCAGACGCTTTACATCCAATCCCTCTTTCGCAAGCCGTTTTGTTATCCAAGGAATATTGAGCTTAGCCGCCAGGGCAATCCACGCCGGTTTTCCATATTCTTCCCCCGGCGCCGCCTCTGTATAGAGTCGATTATCATCTTTCCCATATTTCCCCTCATAAACTATTTCGGTGAGGGCGGTGGTGGCCAGGGTCTCCATCGCCATTCCCGTATAAAAAATGCTGAGCGAACTCAAAACTCCCTTCATAAAGGCGTTCATTGCATCTATGTCTTGAGCAATTTTTAAATATCGTCTCTTGGCTATTTCGTCCGAGACTAACTCAGCCTGGACAATCGCGTTGTGAATTTCCTGACAACCCTTTTGAAGTTCATCTAGTAACCGTTGGATCCTGTCTGCTGGGTCATCCCTTTTATATTGACGATGCTGAAGAATACGATCTTTAAGAATACTTTTCATCTGACTAACATTAGAACCCCATTTTTCAAACCCTGTATAAACAACTTGATATTGTGCCCTATGCCTGCTTCTACAATTCTGTACAAGGGCATACATTTTTTGAAGGCGACTGAATTGTAGATGGTATTTTTGCAGAGATCGAAGTGGGTCGCTTTCCGAAACGTTTTGAATATTTGGAAGGGATTGACCTTCTTCCATTAAACGAGACACCCCTTGACTAAAATCAACTAAAAAATGAGGAATATTCTGATCCTGTAAATCCCAATTTCGGGTTTGGGCATGCCACTCCCCGCAAATTTCAATCATCATCGTACCAGCGACCTTTAATAGAGCGGACCTCTCTTCGCGAAATGGAATGTTCATGGGGTATACCCTAAGAATCATCCTTTCCTTCATATCATCAGAAAGGTCTTTAAATGAGCTTCCTTCGAACGAAGAGAGCAAGCTTTTAATCACCAGTCCCGGATATAAAATCATGTCAATGAAATCAAACCGATTTAGATTTATAAATAAAAGATCTCCATTCATTTTCAAATTTAACGCAGCATCAGCCTCTCGACTCAAAGTCATCTGAATCCCCTTCACGGAGCGTATCATCGCTTGAACTCTCTTAAGACGAGGATCATTCACTCTCAGAATTTTAAGAAAGGTATGCTGCCAAAGTTCCCTAAGCTCACGATTCAAATCTTGATTTTCTCTGAAAATACTACCTTCCCCATGAATGGATAAGGGTAAATGCATCACCCGTTCTTCCTCAGGCGTTAATGAATCATCAGATGTTCCCCTTACACGCTCCATCATGGAACTGAGCAAACGTTTGATATGCGAAAAACTCTCCTCACCCAAAACAACATCTGCTTTTGATAAGGCCTGTAATGCATGATGAACAAAAAGCGCATTTTGACCAGCCCCTTTATTAATTTTATGAATCCAATCCCCCATCTCATCTAAATAAGCTCTTTGAACAGCACCGTGTCTCGCAAGCATATCTAATGTCTTGTAAGATGAAAAAACATTACTTGGTATTGTTGTTCTAGCGATACCCGCGAGAAGCCTTTCTACAGTTTTTGAATTTTGTTCATCAACGACTTTGGCCTCGACGAGCCCTTCCAAAGCCGAGAGGGCGAAGTGTAGATGGTCATAATTTCTAATTCTAGTCACAAGATTTTTAAGAAATTTAAGCTGAATGGCTGTTCGATCAAGATTATTTTTTAAAACAGCTCGTATGAGCGATTCTAAAGTTTCACCAAAGTTTGGAAAAAAGCGAACCTCTAAACTACGACCATCCATCATTTCAAAAAAATCCTTAGTCTCCTGTAGATTCTCTGCATGAACAACATTCGCCTCGACCCAAAGCCCCAGGGCCTGAAAAGTATGATCCCAATGATTCGTCATTCGATTTAAAGAGGAAAATAAATCTTTGAGGGCTTGTAAGTTGTTAGGGTTTACCTGACCCATCCTTCTAAAAGTTCTTGCCGCATCCAAGGCAGATCGAAGTGTTCCGGGATGACGAACAAGATGAAATACATATTCTTCAAAATCATCACTTTCAAAGACAGGATTCTGTTCTCCTGCCCATCGACGGATGCCTTGCCACAAGCGGTCTTGTGCTAGTTTATACAAATTCTCTGCATTATCCTTCGCATAGGACAAACGGGTTTGATCTTCAGGTTGTTCAAATTTTTCCGTGATTTGACGCAAAACCTCTCCACTCTCATACTCCCTTATAAAACTCAAAATCCATTCAGGAGAAGCTGCATCGAGTTGCCTCTTAAACCTCTGAATCAAATTAGGAAGCAAGCCATTTTCGGCAAGGGCCACAAGGGTATGGCAAACATTTTTTTCATCAGGCCAAGGAACGGTAGGATCCATTGGTTTGATCAACACCTCATAAATTTCATGAAAGGCTGCAAGAGCCGATAATGAATCCAACTCTCCTTCGGCGTTCTCCGGAAGGAAGATGTGAAGAACTTTATTCTCATCCACATAAGATCCGCCCGGCGTAGGAAGACGCGTCTCAGGATTTAAAATTTGATTTCCTTTCTGAATTTTATGAAATGTCATTTTCTGAACATCCAGTAACGATTTTAAAGAAGACCCTGGATATCTACGCTCATAAAAATTTTTCACCTCGACCAACACATCCTGTATATTCTTCCCATGCGCTAATCGTTTCACAAATCCAAATTCCCCTTCTGGATTGACCTCGTCCCGAGGAGTGCGAAAGTCTGGAAATGCTGCTTTAAATTCATCCATGTCTGAATGGGGTACTAATTTTAAATCCTCCATCAAATCGTCTGTATCCCTCAAAACAGGGAATACAGAATCTAAATCATGCACCCCCCTCACCCTATCCACCTCTTTTCTAAAATCAAACCGCCGTCCCCCGACAAGGTGCTGAGTATTTGATCGTGAATAAATTCCCGTGATGTCCCCAAAATTATTTGATCCACCCATGCGAATCAAGTGAAGGAGGTCATGAATAGGGTCAAATCTCTTGTTGCCTAATTCATCAGTTAAATTTGCAGATTGATTCAAATACCTCAAATTCATCCGATGATGATAGACACTCGTGAGAATTAATCCAAAGGCGCCTACCGCAGACAATATGATATCCAGTTGAGTAAATCCGGTAAGGTTAAAAGAATCCATTAGTAAAGCAATGAGAGGAGAAAGAAGCCAGAACGAAGCAAAATGGAGAATGGCAAGACGGACAATCCCTTTCCAAGAAGGAGGAGCACGAAGCTGGAGACCCTTTAACCATTCTGACAAGGGGTTAC from Chlamydiota bacterium includes the following:
- a CDS encoding cytochrome b N-terminal domain-containing protein → MSEEIKPVVPQTPPPVSPTPPKLPVVKETLFQKMKKTQVWRSMFRHDYKDTPKNRTLAIIGNVFLHLHPVKVLRGAVKFKHTWCMGGLSFFLFLVLLVSGVALMFYYRPTAEYAYFDMKYLQFDVPFGMLLRNLHRWSAHAMIITVWLHMFRVFMTGSYKPPREFNWGIGVILLFLTMFLSFTGYLLPWDQLAIWAVTVGTNMARATPLLGHEGPFGPQLGMRPDNDIRFALLGGTQVGAPTLLRFYVLHCIALPFFLLVFVTVHFWRVRKDGGISGPL
- a CDS encoding Rieske (2Fe-2S) protein, which encodes MSAEEGLLPTPPEVKSPEIKKGPDLKKRAFTEDKEASLYTRRDFFIKTGWYFFGMVLSSWLLGLVRYMFPRVLFEPSNIFKAGFPEEYPVGQVSTRWVSEQRVWISRTPEGFYAILARCTHLGCTPIWLPSEDKFKCPCHGSGFHRDGVNYEGPAPRALDRVKIGLADDGQILIDKGTLFQYEKGGWDKPEAFLKMLPR
- a CDS encoding DUF2079 domain-containing protein, with protein sequence MTQRETKACTFLRSIPTLVGFSLSILFAILIFDACYSAFSWGKFTISDYGKYTNVLWNCAHGHPFRELVDHTYLSTHLSFDLELLGFFFWVWDHPFLPSVLQWLGLIVGALILWRTLHVKKIQSRIIAALLFFYIANPFTQSVMLSEYHGVSLNFLLFPWLYHCLSCQKRFVWIPFILCLGIREETGMIITPMLLYFAVKNRWRLGYSLAALAFLYSVFAIFVLFPWLAGVTYIVRRGNPVDLKYYWAITAMDPFMIRGKRFIWYFMMSLVFFRKRGWIPILLFPAVGIWVTSTSSDPWIFEQKSHYPAHHIVLFTLALIEAIYVSMRQGNLMKSFNSLRYALFLILITLAWHRSKGFVYLGGCYDRIYGNIHPKGQEILEAAQHIPKDGILLCDPQLAGFCANRASLIVWEQLEERDYHPDIIFTRFKGMKGYPEQFKEWIQNGSFGISYFEKGYLIVQKGYSLNRNEEIF
- a CDS encoding DUF59 domain-containing protein; the encoded protein is MEKTKQIQEIPDDLQKQVYEVLEQCYDPEIPNVSIVDLGLIYDISIQNDQVNIKMTLTAQGCGMARTIADQVKMMVQDILWVKSAQVEIVWEPPWHPDRMSEKAKKILGYT